Genomic segment of Hoplias malabaricus isolate fHopMal1 chromosome 14, fHopMal1.hap1, whole genome shotgun sequence:
GCCAGTGTGTTTCATCACAGCTGACAGGAGCATGCTAGTGGATTTATATTAATCTGCgtgtgttcacttgtggtagACCAAGTTTACAGAAGCGCACTACAACTATCTGTGACGGTCACACATGTGTTTCAATGTTGCTGAATCacagtaatatataaataaagaaatgatgGAAATGAAATTTCCCAAACATTATTACTTTCCTTTATAAGCTCATTATAGTATTTATGCCAAATGCAGCactttgatgtgtcacatgattTGTTTGTGAACATCACAAGTCAAAAATATAGCGGTAAGGCCCTGAATCCTGCACAGTTTAGTGATCTTTTATTATTCAGACACACCTGATCCTACTCAGCAGTTACAATTCTAATCAAGTTTAACAGAGATGCACAATGATATCGAATTGCTATTAGCAgaaaatttactttaaaaataattcagataattttcaaaaatgttttcccTTTGGTTGCACGGGTTTCCACTGTGTGCttaggtgtccataggtgtgtgtgccctgcgatggactgccGTCACCTCCAGGGTGCGtgcctgccttgcgcccagtgattcagcgtgggctctggacccacagcgaccctgaactggttacgcgctgacagacaatgaataaatgaacgatTGGTGATTTATAGATTGTAGTGTTAGTAAATTAACAATAGCAGCCTAATATCAGGGTAAACAGCTGTTGGTGTGATGATAATAGGGTGTACTACAAAACACTTCTACTTGCCTAAAAGGTATTGcttcatttttataatttaaaaatgttgtgatAAGAATATATATAAGAGTTGCTGTTTAATAATTAGCTGGTAAACTACAGTGAGGGGCATTTGCTGTGAGACTAGAACACCTCAACAGAGACTCCTCACTCATTTTAATTTGCTCACAAGAAAATCAGAAATACCCACAGCACAAATGTCAAATGTTTCATCATCACTGTTTTGCGATGTCACATGCTGATTGGATGAGCAGAAAAAAATGGCTAGcgaatgtttatttatttatttaatgcaaaCTCTTAATTAAACCATTGCTATGCCCACTTTGTGCactgcacttgtgcaattaAATTACTTTCTTCAGATGAGGAAATCCATCTGTGGTTTTCTCTAGGAGTTCTGCGTTTACAGACCAGGTGGAGAGGTGATGGTATTAAAAACTGAAACCAACAAACTGCTTTCTGAAATACATGTCTTCATAAGTAATACCCACAGTTTCCCTCAAGTTATTCAAAGGCTTCAACAAATCAAACTAAATCTGTTAACATAAGCCTGCCATTTTTGTCTTGGTGTAATGTTGCGGACATTGCTGAAGCTTCTTTGGAGTTTCTTAAGAAGGGGTCTATATCAGTTTGAGGGCTCCATAATTACAAGCAAGCTAACACTTTGTTCCAGGTGTTAAATGTAATCCATGTGTTTGGTGAGTGATGATACGAGTCTTGAGAAAGAGAAGTAACTCAAGGGCAGTGGTGAACAGTATACCGTTCGAATGATCCTGCATTGTTTGGGATCTTACCAACAATGCGTGGCAGCCTGGGGCCTTTGGGCTGCAGCTAATGCTTAGCATTTATACTGTGAGCCGTTAGAAATCTGTGAGTGTAAGCAGCCTCTGTGGTTTAACGATGGTCCGGGGTGGTATCTGCCGCCCCCTCAGCACGTCTGCCTGGCTGTATCAGATGCAGGCGAGAATCAAGTGTAATAGGAGAATTGGGACTGTatcgttttaaaaatgttttctagATGTGGAATGCTCTGACCTAATCCTCTGCTGACAGACAGGTCTATGTAAAGATACTTGGAAATGTCACTCAAGCTTTCCACATACAAAAGGGGTTTTCCAAATGTGAATGAGTGGTTCATTTCATTCCCCTACAATGTATGCCATAAATCTATTACCTTGAGTCCAATCACTGGGCCCATGGTTTCACTCTCTCTATTTTAGGCTTTTGGTGTAAGTAAATTAAACACATCTTGTTTTTCTAATGAGAACTTGTAGACTATCAATTTTTGGATGGGTTTAAAGACTGAAACTTTTTTAATTCCAGATTATTTTTTCCACTTAAGATTAAAAaaagttgtgtttttattattttattggctCTGAACATCTTTCTGAAACACATCAGTGTGTTTGCTTGAGTAGTTCCATGGCTGTCTTAAAGgaatagtgcagtttctgcagcgctgagcccaGAGTTGCAACCACAgagtctctgttctccctattacaggtcagtgaagcatccaaactattttgaagctgaaatgtTAAGGTAAAAATCTTACATACTGTTCCTTGTACAGATGTCCAGTGATTTAATATGGCTCAATTCCCAGCTAAGTGATTTTTAATCAGATTAGACATATGTATTAGACTGGTATCTGTGTCAGAAAGAAAGAGGTATCATGCCATCTCTACTGTGTTCACCGTTGCAGTGTTGTTTCATACAGCAGTGTAGGGGCTGCAGCTGTCGTGGTGCTGAATGTTCCTCTGTGGTTTCAGACCCGGTGGTGACGCGTGTCAGCCTCAGCTGGCACAGTGAATCTATGAAGGCGTTAGTCTCACCAGTTACCCAGGACCACTAGCAAACATGGCAACATAGGGAAACATCTCCCACCTACTTCTCCACTGTCCTCACGGTCTTAGATTTCAAATCTGCCAagcccctcactctctcacgcCCCGCTCTTTCCAGCCGGTAATGGCGAGAGGGGGTCATCTCCTGATGTGTTGGCCCTGTATCAATGCTTGTTTCCATAGAACTGAGAAGGAAAGAGGTGATGGTTAGGGATATTCGTGAAGTACAGCTGTAGAGCATAGCTCATTCCATCCAGGGGTGAAGACAGATAGCCACAGGAGAGAGGGCAGCTGATGCACATCAGGTATCCTTCCAGCCTTGAGTCCAGCGTAGAGCAGCAGGGGAGCACAGATATTATAACACCCGCTATTGTAGGCTTCTTTAGGCTTGCAAGTAAACATAGTTGGTTTTGTATGATCAGCCTTCATCTTTATAAATGTGGTGGTGAAAATTATTTTGATAAAATGATCTCCATAATCTTGGAAACCCCGGTCACGGAAGCAGGCCGTCCAAGGCTGCACAGTGGCCAAGGATCTCGGTTACCATTCACACTTCAGGTTTGAAACTTTGTCACTTCTGCTAGCCCATATTACTTCTACAGAGCAATGCAAGGATCTTGGCTAAAGGACAAGACGAGTTTAGTTCACTATTTCACAGCGCTCTGATAGACAAGCGGGATCAGAGGCAGAGGATGAGGAGATGCACGCACACTAGATTGACTTACCAAGTTGTAAATAAGTGCATAAGAGCCTTACACTCTGCACACCACTCATACCTGAGGTTAGACACGTTTTTTACTGATAGTACGGATTAATTAAAACAGAGCCATGCTCAGCAAAACATAAAAGCACTACTCAGTATGTCAAACTAGATTATCCGTGACGTTTATTGTAATCTGCGAtaagaacatcagtaaaatCAGGGACAGATGTttgatgattagctctggatcagaGAAAAGTCTGGGTGATTTTATACTCCTCTAGTGGACACTTGTTATTGGgaattcatttcattttattaatctgTACACACACCGCTGGACATCTGTGTCCTCAATGGGTGCATCTTAACATAGCTGGATTTACCAATTATAATGGACGAGTGGATTCTGTTAAACAACTACGTGCCCAGTAATTTTTAGCACTGATGCGGGAATTAAGGAGTCAGTCTGCAAAAAAAGATATCATCATTAAATGATAATGACATCCCATTTGTAACAGATCTGGCTTTAACACATGGTCTTATCATCACACTTTCACATCAGAATGATTTTCCCTTGGCTAAGCTTCAGCATGGACCCGAGTGGACACTTTCATGTGCTCCCCCTAGTATTGCTGACCCTCATTAATTGCAGCATCTGGTAGACTGAGTGTCTGTGTTCAAGGACAAGATGTTACATGTTATTTTTGATCCTTCTGCACCCCTGTGCCCATCCTTTGGCAGAGTGCCCATCTTACACTTGGTGTAAATCTCTTTAAAGCAAAGTGACATTAACACTTGACTATCTTTTATCAAGTGTCTTGTGCATCTTCATCCTTGTGTCCTTGGCATTTTTGGTTCTTGTCCAGCAGTCAgaagcatttatttatatatttgaatatCGCAGAATGAAAGACTTGAGTTGAGTGTTTGGTATATTCCTAATAGCGGTTCtctctttttaaaattatttttttattctggtTTTAAGTAGGCAGCACACTTAGAATGGCATCACTTAAATACACTATGTAAACTGCATCTGTgtgcattttaatatataatacatgttATTTGTATCATACTTATTTCTTGCCTCTTTTCTGTTCACAGTTGAGAATCACTGTGTGGTCTCTGTGTAACAAATCTGTGTCATACATCAAGTATCCTAAGGCCTGTCAGAAAGGTAAGTGATTGATTGTGATGGATGAGTTGTACACAGGGTAAAAGCCAAGAtgaaacactgtgtgtgtgtttgagattgTGTCCATGTTATGTGTCTGGAGGGAGACTTCAGGACAGGGTCATGGTAAAGGAGTCTACACGTGAATCATGGCGTGGGTTAACCTGTAACCTCAGGCTTGGCCCCTGGCCCTGCAGCCAACTATGTGCACTCACTGACAGCTGGGCTGCCCTGCTCAGTAAATGTCACATAATCCTCATGACCAGTCTGTCCACATCTAGGGCCAGGGATGGGTTCTGGGCACTGGACTCTGTTCAGAACAGACACTGTTAGCTGTAGTGTTACACTGGCCCTGGCCTAAAACAACAGAACATGCTGCCCCTACACTGGGATTTGTCACAGTTTGTCACCATAGATTGACTGGGCTATAAATTGCATCATGTGAGTGAAAGGTTCAGAATTGTGATCACATGTCCTTGGAAAAGTTTCATGTTTTGTATACAATGAGAGTATGTTATACATGTGACATTGTAGGGATGGACTTCAGTGCAGATGGGCGCTACATGGCTTTAGCTGAGCGACGAGACTGTAAAGATTTCATAAGCATATTTGTGTGCGACGACTGGCATCTTCTCAGGGTAAGCATCTATTATTCTTTCCAAAAACATAACGGATACTTTGAAATCTTAGGAACTGCACTCAAAGGAGCactgttttgtagcattttgagacagagacacaggacTTGGCTGGAGTGGAGTGGTCTCCAAACGGCTGTGTGCTTGCCATGTGGGATTCATGTCTTGATGTGAGCATTCGTTTTCTTTACACTTACAGCtctgtaatattaaaaataaaataaccatgTTATTCATTCATAATGGTTGTATGCTGTGACCAATAATCATAGCATTTATAATTAATGTTGTGCAGGAGCTTGCTTTAATTTGGCCCAACAGATGACAGACATTTGTGGATACATTCtatataacattataaaaataCCTAATTTTGCATACGTTAATTACGTGTCAGGGCggtatggtggcgcagcaggtagtgtcacagtcacacagctccagggacctgtaggttgtgggttcgattcccgctccgggtgactgtctgtgaggagtgtggggtgttctccctgtgtttgtgtgggtttcctcccacagtccaaaaacacatgttggtaggtgattggcgactcaaaagtgtccgtaggtgtgagtgtgtgagtgaatgtgtgtgtggccctgtgaaggactggcgccccctccagggtgtattcccgccttgcgcccaatgattccaggtaggctctggacccaccgcgaccctgaactggataagggttacagataatgattgaatgaatgaatgaataattacgtGTCCTTTTTTTGAAAATTTAAATGTGTGATTCTGTAGTACAAGATGCTGTTATACTCCCTGGATGGACGTCTGTTGTCCACCTACAGTGCTTATGAATGGTCACTGGGAATTAAATCAGTTGCCTGGAGTCCCAGTAGCCAGTTCTTGGCCATTGGCAGCTATGATGAGAAGGTATGACAACCTGCTATCACCTGCTTTCAACTTCAGATATGTTCTAAACATATTCTCATGTTTTGTAATGGTAGAATAAGTTAATATATTAGAAATCTAGTGTTGGCGTTCTTGTTACAAGGcactttcattctctcttctctcaaACAGTGATGTATTTTATTTCTACCAGGTTCGGATCCTGAACCATATCACCTGGAAGAAACTCATTGAATTTGAGCATCCAGCGACTATAACCAACTCCAAAGCTGTAGGCAGTTTCTCTTCATATTAAGCACCATTTTAAGATTCAACCCACACATCCTTATAATGAAAGCTAGAAATGGCCTAGTAAcactttttcttttcaaatacCAAAgtctttttataaatattttatatactgTTAAATTGTGAACCTTCTACCCCCGAATTATTTTCCTGGTTGCTTTTAGGTGGTGTATAAAGAGGTGGAGAAAAGGCCTGTTATTGGCACTGAAGACTTGTCTGTTCATGAGCTTGCTCTCGGGAGCTCCCTCTTTAACTCCCAAAGCAAATGTGAGTCCTCGGAACTGATTGATCAAAAAAAGCTGCATGAAATAAAATTCAAAGTGAGGACATTTTCAATAAGAGGAGTGTTACAACTGAACAGAAGCTACAAAGTTAAATCCTCAACCTTTGATCTCTTAAAAAGATTAAACCTTCTGTAAAATAGAACCAGGTACTGAGACACTGTGATAGATGCACTCAGCCTTAAGCAGTCGAACTCAGTTAATATTAATACATGTTATCCTTAAATAATCAGTTATTGTTGAGGCATCATAGTAACATGGACCTATTATATATCACCCCAAGTAACCTTAAGCCTGGGTTTGTATTATCTCAAGCCATAACTTCAGCTGGGTCGTGCTGCTGAGCCGTATTGGTGTCCTGTGTGGGTGAGCGTGTGTGCTAATATTGCATGCTATGCAGACGGTGGTGTCTCAGTGGAGACCATGGTTGGGAGGCTAGGCATGGTGACAGGGCCATTATGCATTCCGACGCACAGCAAGGATGAGCAACTATTTCTGTAAGCAGACCATTGACTGAGGTCTGCAAATGCCTCTGTATAAATCTCACCAACAAATACATAGTGCTTAGTGTCATGTTTTGACATGAGAGCCCATCTCTAAGCCGTCCATCCCACTCTTAAAAACATGAAACCACCCACACTGACTGTCGTACTTTCCCTCTGTGCCTTCAGCGGCAAACATTCAGAGTTGTTACTAGCACCAAATGTTTCACTGTGCTTCCAAAGATGTGTTCttagatttacacacactgcgTTTTAAAATCACCGAAATCACTGGTGTGGTTCGTGTAGTAGAATGAAGTGGACCATCACTCAAAAAAGCAGCAGCATATTCCTGAAGTGCAATAAAATTTATGAAGGAGAAATGAATGTTAATTAATATGAGACCTTTGAATGTGCTTTTCTCTGTGAATTGAGCGATCAGTTGACATTATTACCTTGTTTCAGATGAGATCGTTTCACTCCCAGCCCAAGTGCCAGTGGTAAAACCTGATCTGGATCGTGCCAACCCGAAAATTGGGATCTCTGCCATTGCTTTCAGTGCGGACAATCGCTATCTGGCCACAAAGAATGGTAAGAATctaattatttgtattatttttaggaAACGTAGGTTAGAATTAATGCAAACAACCCTTAAAACCAAAGCCCCTTTCTATATGTAGTGCCCATTCAGTGCCCCTTGCCCCATTTGGCTCCACTAACCGTCATGagaagtgttacaggctgcccaCAGGGTCTGGTATTTAGAGACATTTGCTGTTTTAGCTGCTGTGTAATTCCCCTTTATTTCAAACACTGAGCTTATTCTTCCTTGTCAAAACTCCCCGACaagtgtgttttcctctttggctCAGCAGAGCTGTGGGGGTGTTAATCACAAGTGCACCACTTAGATGAGGGGGGATTGTCACTGGGGCCATGTCTGTGCTACCGCTGTCCTCACTGACTCTGTGCCAAACCCCTTTCAGACAACATGCCTCAGAGCCTGTGGGTGTGGGACATGCAGCGGCTGGGCCTGCAAGCCGTCCTGGAGCAGACCGCCCCCGTGCGCTGCTTCGTCTGGGACCCCCGCAGACCCCGTCTGGCCCTCTGCACCGGAAACGGCAAAGTCTACATGTGGTCACTGGCTGGCTGTGTGTCCGTGAAGGTGCAGGCAGAAGGTAAGGAACTACACCAGCCTGTAAGACTACACTGAGGACTACACGGAGAACAAAGGATCAAAATGTCCTCATTTACATTAGTAATAGCAGTAATCAGTGTAGTAAAATGCAATGGTAAGAACTGTGAAAGCAGCCACATCAAGGACTGAATTTTGTTAACAGCatgtcaataaacacaagtcTATGTGACATAAACATCTCAGTGTAGGACTGGGCAACTGTTGGCGCACTTTGCGCAGTGCTGTTCCATTGTTTGTCGAATACGGTGAAAATGCCAGTAATCAACAATGACAGTGTTCTGCTTATCATGAATCAAGGGTCATAAACGAATGCTATTAATCATAAAAAAGCCCAAAATTAAGCTGTGTTGTCTTATCCTGTGTCTCTGTTCAACAGGCAGTTTTCAGGTGCTTTCTCTCTTCTGGCACGGCACTGGAGACTCCCTGGTCCTTCTGGGGAAAGACCAGCTGTGCCTGTGCTACTTGGCGACAGATGAAGAGAAGTGAGCACCAGACGGGAGCACTAAGGCCTGCAACTTACCCGCCATACCAGCTGACCTGTGGCTTTGCTAGTAAGCACATCAAAATTCAAGAAAGGCCAAAATCAGGTTGCCCTAGTGCGTCTGGGGCTGGGTTTCTGAACATCAACTTTCATTCTTCTGTGTTCTAATAGAGTCTTTGCATCTTTCAAAGTCAGAGAGCTGAACCAAATCGATTAGTAGATAAATAACGACGCTCAATGGGCAAAATCTTGTTTTagataaaaaacacattctcaTATTTGATGACTTTAGTTGTAAGACCATGTGTCCTGTTGGCTTTGAAATGAAATTGACATTAATCCTCACCTACAGCTTAAACTATACATGGTTAAAGCCTAACCTGTAATGTAGCACCTAAAGATGTGGGTGCTTTTCATAAGACCAAAATACACCAGGAGAATACATGTGCGGTCGGCTCACACAAAGTCTTCCTCCACGGCCTGTGAAGTCTTACTAGATTTCTTATAAAGTCTGTCATTGTGATGCCAAAGCACTAGTGTATCACTTTATAATGCAGTTGTCAAAGCTCCTGGCAATGGCCAGTTCATTATTGTTTGGCTTCATTTAATTCCATTGATGTAATTGTTTAAAATACTCAATATTCACAAATGAAGAAgtcattttaaaaggcttataaaCAAGTCTCTAGCAATGTACTTCACAACTGCAGAATAATCAACCAATGCACCCTAGTTTGGCTCAAAAATCCAGCTGTTGagatagaataaaaaaaaaaagataacaaaaAATGCTGCTGTGTCACAACATCCACAAATGTGCAAACATTTCACAATGGGAACTATGGTCAACTTGTTTTTATAGTTGTAGCATGTTGTTTCTCAGGACTAGCTGAATGTAACGTTTCGAAGACCACGTAAGAAGGAAGCTGTttcatatgtaaatgtgtttaggATTATTTTTCTATGTTTAGGATTATTTCTAATAAAATTTTATACAAATAGAAAAGTGGTTTTCTTGACTTGAACTTGGCTTCAACCTGTAGTTCATTccaagtaaaagaaaaaaaaaagcacaagtaAAAGAATTGAGTCATTTTAATTATACTGAGCATGATTATTGTTGCAGTACAAACCCAAGGGATTGATATCAGCAGaaattacaaatatttcacTTGGGCTTGTTTCTAAAATCCATTTCTTGCACTCAGGTTTAATCTGGGTTTTAGAAACTGCCCCCACCGTTAGACAAGGATCAATAACAGCAGCTTTGACTGATTATGattaact
This window contains:
- the wrap73 gene encoding WD repeat-containing protein WRAP73, with translation MNFSEVFKQSNQLCKVSPDGQYLATCVQYRLVVRDVNTLQILQLYTCLDQVAHMEWSSDSLFILCAMYKRGLVQVWSLEQPEWHCKIDEGSIGLVSSRWSPDGRHILNTTEFHLRITVWSLCNKSVSYIKYPKACQKGMDFSADGRYMALAERRDCKDFISIFVCDDWHLLRHFETETQDLAGVEWSPNGCVLAMWDSCLDYKMLLYSLDGRLLSTYSAYEWSLGIKSVAWSPSSQFLAIGSYDEKVRILNHITWKKLIEFEHPATITNSKAVVYKEVEKRPVIGTEDLSVHELALGSSLFNSQSKYEIVSLPAQVPVVKPDLDRANPKIGISAIAFSADNRYLATKNDNMPQSLWVWDMQRLGLQAVLEQTAPVRCFVWDPRRPRLALCTGNGKVYMWSLAGCVSVKVQAEGSFQVLSLFWHGTGDSLVLLGKDQLCLCYLATDEEK